The uncultured Methanobrevibacter sp. DNA window GTAAACAGATGTAAAGCATTTGAAATGGATGCAATGGCATATGACCCATACTTACCAGAAGAAGTTGCAAAACAAATGGGCGTAGAATTAACCGACTTGGATACTGTGCTTAAAAATGCAGATTTCATCACAATTCATGTACCACTTACCCCTGAAACCAAACATTTAATCTCTACAGAACAATTTGAAATTATGAAAGATACTGCATTTATTACAAATTGTGCCCGTGGTGGAATTATTGATGAAGATGCATTATATGATGCTTTAGTCAACAACAAAATTGGTGGAGCTGCATTGGATGTATATGAAGAAGAACCACCAGCTGAAGATTCAAAATTATTCGAACTTGACAACATTGTATTAACTCCACACATTGCTGCTTCAACTAAAGAAGCACAAAGAGATGCTGCAATTATTGTTGCTGATGAAATAATTGATTTGTTCAAAGGTGGAACACCTCAAAATGTATTGAACATGCCACGTATCGACAATAAAACATACAAAGAAGTATCTCCATACTTAGAATTATGTGAAAAATTAGGCAGTTTCATATCTCAAGCTGTCAACGGTAAAATTAAAGAAGTTGAGATTGTTTACAGTGGAGAATTAGCTGAAATTGATAATTTAGAAATTTTAACAAGAACTGTACTCCAAGGTGTAATAAATCCATTCTTAAGTTCTCCGGTAAATGCTGTCAATGCTGCTCTTGTTGCTAAAGACAGAGGAATCAGCGTTACTGAAGGAAGAAGAAATAATGCTAAAGGATATGACTCATTAATCAAAGTAACTGCTAAAAGTTCAAAAGATAAATTCTCAGCCGAAGGTACAAACTTACACGAAGCTAGAATTTTAAAAGTAAATGATTATTGGGTAGACGTTATTCCAGAAGGACACATGTTTATTGCAAAATACGAAGATGTTCCTGGAAGTATCGGAAGTATTGGCACCAAATTAGGAGAACACCAAGTAAACATTGGAATAATGCAAGTTGGACGAGATGAACAAGGTGGAAGAGCTATTATGATTTTAACTTTAGATAAAGAAATTCCACAAAATGTCATCAAAGAAATCCAAGAATTGAACAATGTTTACGAAGCTATTGGGCTTGAATTATAAATAAAAAACGATTTTCACCATTATTGTTTTTTATTTTTATTTTTTTTAAAATAAGACTATTTTTTAAAATCGCGATAAATTCTTTTCACACTACCATCAGAATTGATTTCAATTTTTATTACTTGAGGATTATTGTTTAAGTTTCTTTTCTCATATTCTTCATAGTGGTCAACAAAAGTATCATCAGTTGTGAAAAATTCATCATCGTCTTCGTCAAGAAGTCCTGGCTTAAACTCATCATTATCATTTAGGACATCATCTTCATCAAAGAATTCATCAGATTTATCTTCAATCAAATAACTATAATCCCCAATAATATAATCCTGATTATTACCATACCTGTCATAAGCTTTAAATGTCGCCAAAGAATATGGGAGGCAAACAATCATATGGAAATAACCATTTTTTGAAAATGTTGTCAAATCGGCATCAGATGGGCTTGCACTAGGACCCGGATGTGAGTGAACTGATCCCCAATATTTTGTATTCATAGGAATCATTTCAGTATGCACTACAGCACCAGTTTCACAGGTTTCACCAGGAACAAAAATCAGACCAGTAATATAAAGTATTTTATTATTTATTTCACCATCAAAAAAAGCTAAAAATTCATTTGGATAAGCTTTCTTAGCATAATAGATTACAGATTCTAGAACTTCCCTATCTACTCGAACTTCATTAAATTCTTCATCATTATTTCCAAAAATTTTTGAAATAAAGCCCATTTTTTCACCTAAATAATATTTTCAAAAAATTCTTCATTAAATTTTGGAACATCCCAGTCAACGTAAGCATAAGTCCTATATGAAATTTGTTCCTTATTTTCTTTTTTGTTAAATCCGATTATTTTTTTACTTTTCCTGTATACTGCAATTCCTCTTTTCTTATATGTTTCAACATCATTTAAATTAATGCCATTTTGATACAATAATTCATGAATATCACTTGACTTAAGCCCATTTATTTTATCATTAGCTTCGTTATTTGAATATTTAGATTTAAGGAAATAAATGCCATGTGATGCAATGCAATTTTTCCAGGATTCATCCTGTCGCCATTTAAAGTATTTTAATACATCCCCATCAGCAATTGGGATGATTCTTGAATCAAAAGCAGGAGGCTTTTTAAAATCCTCCCCATAATGCATTACAAATGAACTGGCAGTGAAACTGGCAATTACAGAATTGATTTTTTCGATTCTTCCATCAAAAGGAATTTTATCTAAAAGCAAGCTTATTTCATCTGAAAAAGTATAAACAAAACTTGGAGAAAACTCTTTAAACAAATCTTTACAAACATCAGCCATGACCTTATAGAAATTCTCGTCATACGGCTTAACTAAATTCAAATCATCAGCCAACTTATGAAAACTTCTACCATCAAGCCTGACAATGATTTTTGAGTTTTTAGGGACTTTCAAAGACGAATAAACTTCATAATCTTTCATTACATTCCCACACTGATAGTTTCATTAAAACTTTTAAGCAATCTAATTGCTGAAAGTGCCGCCAGCATACTGGTTTTTGGATTGGCCGCACAAGGATAATTCATTGTTGTTGTTTTAAATTCACCAAAATCTCCTTTTGCAGTAATTTCATGAACATTTCTGTCAACATTCGGATCTACAATTATCTTTACATCAATGTCCCTTTGACAGGCAATGCTGATTGTTGCAGCAACATTGATATTTAATGGGAATTCCTTTACTGCTTCTGATGCCTTTCCTTCAAATAAAACTTCTTCTTTGTCAATGGTTTTACCTAAAGATTTTGGAGATTTACGGGTAACGAGGCTTACTTCCTTTAAACCAAATTTAGCAACTGCTTTAATCCCATCCAAACCCACAATAGCTCCAGACGGCAAATGAATTTTAGCATTATTCTGTTTAGCGATTTTTTCTATTTTTTGATAAAATCCAATGTCCATAAATGCACCAACACTCATGATAATCATGTCACGACCTTGTCCTAAAACTTTAGGTGCAAAATGTTTAACAGAATCCGGTGAAGCACATTCAAGGACCAAATCAACATTTTTTACCATTTCATCAAAATCAAGCGCAGCCACACCGCCAGCCAGTGAAGCCAGGTTTTCCGCTCTTTCAATATCTTTGTCAAAGAAGTATGCAATTTCAATACCATTATTCTCTGGAACAATGCTTGTTGTTATAATATTAGCAATGGCTCCACAGCCTATAATACCTACTTTCATAAAAATCACACTATAAAATGTAAATCTAATAAAAATTATAAAAAAAAGAACTGGCGAAAGATTAATTATAATCTTTCAGCATCAAATTGGACTTGAGTTTCGTTTTGTGGTTCAGTTTCAGGTTGTTTTGGAACTACAGGCTCAGGGATTTGTGGTTCTGCATTTACTTTTTTCATATCCCTTGGGTTAATTAACATAATATCCCCAATAGCTTGAACTTTATCAAAATCAACAGTCAAAACATCATTTTGAAAAGACCTCATATCATTTTCTTCAGGCACTTCCCCACGAATACTGCCTAAAAATGAATTCATGAATCCAGCAGGTTTTCTTTCTTGCTCAATAGCCCTAACTTGCAATTTTGAAATAGTCCCTAACCTAATATTAAGAACAACATCTTCAACACGCCCTACATAATGTCCTGTATTTGTATAAATCTCTAAACTACGTAATTTTGAAACTTCTACCATGTTTACACCACAAGTAATAATAATTAAATTAAATATGTATAAATTTATTTTATTGTTAATATAAATAGTTTATGTTTTAAATGTTTTAAATCGCTTTTTTACAAAAAATTTATTAAATTATAAAATTAAAATATTAGTTAGAATTAAAAGAGGACTTCAAATGTGGGATACAACTAAAGATTATAGAATTTTAGTAGCAAGCAAAGCAAGAGAAAATTATTTAAATCTAATTCCAACAGCTTCATTTAGAGGAAGCTGGAATAAAAAACAAGCTATTGATTTAGGAAAACAGATGAATAGTGATTTCCAATCATTAACATATTCCTATCTAGAAGGTGACGAATTGGTAAACTCACCAGATGTTGCTAGCTTAAAAGAAAAGGCTTTAAAGATTATTGAATATTTAGGCGGAGACGATTGGAATAAAAAGTTTTTAAGCAATGCTCCAAAGGACGAAAAGGAAAAAACACAGGAAAATATTGCGAAGGTCAGATTTTTCCTTGACACCATCATCGGCTTAAAAGAGCGTTTGGCATTAGGTCCCATTAATGATCCAATCATGGGCATTGACATTAAAGTTGGAGAAGTAATGAGCGTTACACAACATCCCAAAAATGACAATCTCATGTTATGTAATGTTAACCTTGGAAAAAGAGCCATAACAGTTGTAACTAATGATTTGAATGTTAAAGACGACAATAAAGTTGGAGTCTCCCTGCTCCCACCACAAGCATTCAGCGACATAGTAAGTGAAGGAATGTTTTTAGGAATGAATGGAAGTATCCTCAAAGACGTTGAAGGCGAACTTGGAGCAATGCCAAAGGGCATACCAATGGAATCCCTTAACGAAACACGTAACCTTGTTGAAAATTATTTAAAATAGCTTTAATAATTTGTTTTCAGCGCCACCAAATTAATAAGCCATTAATAGTAAAAAAAATCAAAAAAAAATAATGAAATATGCCAGAAGTTCATCTTAAATTCAAACCAATTAATTTGGTTTTTGTCATTTCTTCCACAGCATATTTTATTCCTTCTTTTCCAACACCACTATTTTTAAATCCACCAAACGGCATGTTATCAGTTCTGAATGTTGACTGCTTATTAACAAATACTGTTCCGGCTTCAATTTCATTTGCACATTTCATTGCAGAGTAATAGTTTTCAGTGAATACACCAGCTTGAAGACCATATTCAGTATCATTGGCCATTTTTATAGCATCATCAACCCCATTAACACGAATAATCGGTGCAATAGGACCAAATGTTTCATTAATAACTAAATCCATATCATGTGTGACATTGTCAAGCACTGTTGCCTGGTAAAAAGCACCATCTCTTTTTCCACCAGTTAATATTTTTGCACCACCATTAACAGCATTGTTTACACTTTCTTCAACTTGAATTGCAGCTTTTTCATTAATTAATGTGCCTAACGTAGTTGAATCATCCAAAGGATTTCCCATGACTAATTTTTCTGTTTCCAAAACCAATTTTTCACAGAATTCATCTGCTATTTCATTATCAACTATTATTCTTTTAACACCCATGCACACCTGACCTGCATTTAGAAAAGCCCCATTAATAACACCTTTAACTGCATTATCCATATTTGCATCTTTTAAAACAACCAATGGATCATTTCCACCAAGTTCCAAAGTAACTTTTTTCATTCCTGCTTTTTGAGATATCATCAATCCGGTCGTTACACTTCCAGTGAACGATATCTTATTAACATCATCAGAAGTTACCAGATAATCTCCAATTTCAGAGCCATATCCAGTTACAGTGTTTACAACACCATCAGGAAACTCTTCATTTAACAATTCCGCAAATTTCATTACTGTTAATGGTGCTTCTGTTGGGGGTTTTATGATTACCGTATTTTTACATGCAATTGCAGGTGCAATTTTGTGAATTGTTAAATTTAAAGGATAATTAAATGGAGTGATGGCTGCAACAACACCCAATGGAACTTTTTGAGTGAAGGCAAAAAATCCCTTACCGTTAAGACCTGCGTCCAAAGGTACACTTTCACCATAAATTCTTTTTGCCTCCTCGGCTGCAAGTTTTAATGTTTCAATAGACCTGTCCATCTCAACAAGAGATTCATTTATTGGCTTTCCAACTTCAAGAGTTAGTAACTCTGCAAAATCCTCACGATTATCTTTTAATTTATCGCAAACATTGAATAATTTATTTGAAACTTTAAAAGCAGACATTTCTTGAAGAAAACTTTTAGCATTATTAGCTTCCAAAATAGCTAAATCTGCAGTTTGCCTATGCGCAATTGGAACTGTATCAATTACATCACCATTATAGGGATTTACAACATCAACCAAATCTTCACTGGAAATATGCTTTCCACCTATTAACATATCCATCATATCACAACCAAAAATATAACTATTCCCACCCTATGGAAATTAATGATTCTCACTCTGAAACATTTGACTTTAAAGAGCATGCATTACCTTGAATTCCATCTTCCAAAAGGTTTGACAATTATTTAATTAATTAGCCCTCTTTTACTGTTGAAAAAGTTTTAGAAACCATTTCATTGTCAATTATAATTTAGATATTCTAACTATTTAAAATGCATCAGAAATATTTTAAGAAATCATAGAAAATATGAAAACAATGAAAAAAATCCCTAAGTTAGACAACCTCATGATTAACAAATTTTCAAAAAATTGCATAAAGTTAATAATAGTAAGAACACATAGTATAAAATAATGAAAAACTTAGCACAATAACTATGATAAAATGAAATCCATAACCCTAAATTTAGATATTAAAGAATTATATAAACTAAATGAATTTATTGAAGGTATTCTTCAAAAACAGGACTTTCAAATTGAATTGATTATTGAAGAGATTTTTGCAAATATCGTTAATTATTCCAATAGTGATTATATTAAAGTCAATGCTGACTATGATGATTCGACATTAACAATGGTGTTTATTGATAATGGAATAGAATTTAATCCCCTTTTAAAAGAAAATCCTGACTTCCCGGACAATATTGATGATGCAAATATTGGGGGATTAGGAATATATTTAACAAAACAGATGGCAGATGACTTGCATTATGAATATAAAAATGGTGAAAATCATCTGAAAATTATTAAAAAAGTGGAATAATGAAATCCAAATTAAAAAAAACTCTAATACCCTTAATACTGATGATTATTCTAGATTTGGGTGCCTATTATTATGTTGGCGGATCACAAAATTTTGGTGCTGGTTTAAATGCATATTTAGGTTTGATATTTGCTTGTGGATTGTTGCTTGGACCCTACGGAGCAGCTGGTGCAACTATAGGGAATATGATTTGTGATTCGATTAGGGGTTATTCTCCAGAAACAATGATAATATCTGCCATGGTTACTTTCGGCAGTTCCTATTTGTCATATATGTTATGGTACGAACCATTTCACAAAAAATCAAAAATTATAAGTCCTAGGCTAATCAATACGCATTATTTATCTAAATTTCTAGTTTTACTACTGTTATCTGGAGTATTGTATGGAATACTCACCAAAATATTATTCGTAATCACATATCCTAGATTAGCTTCAAGCTCATACATATTTTTTAGATACTTTTTAAACTATGTCAACTTTGGATTCATGTTTGGTGTTATTGGAATATGGATTTCCAGAAAAATCAACTTTATTCATACCCCAAAATTATCAAATAGAAAATTGAATAAAAAATTATATTTAGCAATTGTTTTATTATTAATCATTTCTATTGCAACTATCATAATTGCAGATTATACAATAAAGATTGATTCCCACCACATTCTAATGTGTGAAACAATGATTGTTTTGATTTTGTTATATTCTTTTTTCACAAAACCGATGACTTCAAAAATTCATCAGGTTAACTTCACATCTATTCTTGAAAAAATTATGGATTCATTTCTTATTGTAACACTAATTATTTTAATCTTTGCAATGACAATATCCGAAAGTACTACTTTTGGATATGTGCTTATAGAGTATCTCCCTGTTCCTAATTCGGATGCCTTTGTGATACTATTAGTATTCGCAGATGCACTTTCCTTGTTTTTCTTCATCCCATGTCTAATTGTTTTAAGATATGTGGAACGTAAGGTTATCCGACCAACAATATCCTTTTCAAAAATAAAAGATTTCATTAAAAAAGGAGAAAAAATTGAATCAGATGGTTTGATTAATATTTATTCTGAATATACTGATGAAGAAAATGAAATTGGACTGCTTGCAAGAAGTTATACTGATTTAATAAAGTACAATAACCATTATATCGAAAATATTCATAAAATTGAAAGTGAAAAAGAAAGAATTAAAGCAGAACTTGAAATTGCAGAAAAAATCCAAAAAGCAAGCTGGCCAACTGAAAAAATGGATGAAGAAGATTTGAGTGTTTTTGGATTTTCAAAACCAGCTAAAGAAGTTGGTGGTGACTTTTACGATTATTACGAAATTGATGATGAACATGTTGCCGTGGTGATTGGTGATGCATCAGGAAAAGGAGTTCCTGCAGCTCTTCTTTCAACTATTACTCAAGCAATAATAAAACTAATATTGAAAACTGAAAAAGATCCTGCAAAAGCATTATATATTCTTAACAACCAACTATGTGAAAATAACACCGAAATGATGTTTATAACATTATGGTTAGGAATTTTTAATAAAAAAACCAATAAACTTAAATTCTCAAATGCAGGACACAATCCACCAATAATATATCAAAATAAAGAATTTAAATTTTTAAATACAGATACTGGAATTGTTTTAGGCATTATGGAAAATTATGAATTTGTAACAGAAGAAACTGACGTTGCAAAAGGGTTAGTTCTATACACTGATGGAATTACTGATGCAAATAATCATGATGAAGAATTGTATGGTGAAGAACGCCTAATTGAGTTTTTAAATTCACGTAAATTAGATCAAAAAATCATATCCCAATTAATGCATGATATTGACGAATTTAGTGAAAATGAAGAACAATTTGACGATATGACATTGTTAATTTTAGAGAAACATGATTAAATTAGCTTATACCAATGTAGAAAACCTTGATTTGAAAAGAGGTTATGAATTAGTTTCAACTAATCGAAAGAGCAAAATCGATTTTTACCGATTTGATAAGGACAAAAAACTCAGCTGCGGAGTTTATCTTTTGGTTATGAAATTACTGAATGAAGAAAACATTACCGATCCCATAATCAAAACTGAAAAATATGGTAAAGCATACATATCCAACTATGACAATATCCATTTTAATGTAAGTCATTCGAGAAACATGATTTGTTGTGCAATATCCGATAAACCTGTAGGTACAGACATCGAATTTAATGACCCTACAATTGATTTAAATATAGCCAAACATTATTTCTTCAACAGCGAATATGAAAACATCATGAACTCCCCAAAACCAATTGATGAATTCTTCAATTATTGGGTTTTGAAGGAAAGTTATATGAAATACACTGGTTTAGGATTTAATTTAGACCTTGACAGCTTTGAAATACTTATGAGTGAAGACATTAAACTTAAAAATGATAAAGATAATCTTAAGTTTAATCTTTTCAGTATTGAAGAATATAAAATAGGTATCGCAAGTCACTATAATGTTAATCATATCTATAATTATCCAATCAACGAGTTATATTAACTAAAAATGAATAATCAAATTTTTTTAAAGTATCTCTCGAGATTTCTTAACTCATTATTAAACTCTTTTACTTCTTTTGAATCTATTTGTCCGCTTAAATCAGACATATAATTTTTATACATGTAAATTGCCAGCAAAACCACAACCATTATTCCTCCAAAAAGTAATATAAATTCTGCAGACGTTTGACCGCTTTTATCCACTAAAATCCCCCCACAAACATACTTCCACCGAATGTTGTTACCATATAAAAAATAGCAAAAGATGCAGACACCAATGGAAGTGAAAACTTAATTCCTTTTTTAAACTCGCCATACATAATCAAACTGATAATGAAAGCTACCAAAATAGAATGAATAATCAAATAAATCTCGCCCGCTACAGGAGCAGTCAAAACAATTTCTGATTCCATACCATAATTTTGCATAAACCCAGAATAAACTCCAACCATACCTATCGCAAAAGGAGTTGCCACAATTGCCGAAATTAAAAGGAACATGACTGACATCATTACAGTTGATTTCCTCTCACGTTTTAATGCAAGCAAGTCCCTCAAATCATCCGATACCTCAAAAAGTACTCCAGATACGCTTGATCCACTTTTACGACCATCTAAAATAATGTTAAAAATTCGCTCCAATTCTTTAGATTTTAGACGTTTTGCCATGGCTTGCCATGCATCATCAAAATTCCTACCCATACGAATTTCAACGATTGCCCTTCTCATTTCATCGTATAGCGGCCCTTCACCATACTGTGACATGTCTTCCATTGCATTTTCAAAACTGAGTCCGACCTGCAGCATACTTGAAAGTTGCCTTAAAAAGTCAGGTGCAGTTTTTTCGATTTCCTGTGCTCTTTTTTCCTGTTGGACAATAACATATGTGAAAAGGCCAGGAATTACGAAAAATGGTAAAATCAATAGTGACACCGGAAAGTTTAGAACTGCCAATGTTAATGCCAAAACAATTTCAGAGATTATAATGAAAATTACAATCATTGCCAAAACTTTAGTTGCATCAGTAAAAATAGCTCCACTCAGTAAAAATTCCTGTAATTTGGACAAATACTTTTCAGGAATAGTATTGTCGAAAAATATTGCTAAATCATCAATTATTTTAAATTTCATAAAATAAAATTTGGTTTAATATAATATAAAGTATTGGTTATTTTCAAAAGCAATAATAGAGAATGAAAACAAGAATTCATACCAATTAAACAAAATGTTTGGTCAAATGAAATAACACTTAAATGAATTAATCCAATTGGGAAAAAAGGTAATAAAATAAAAAGAGACAATATCTACGATGCATAAGAATTAAAAAATTGTTTTAGACAAAACTCAAAAAAAAAAGAATAGAACAAATTAAACAATTTATACCTCATACCCATTGTTTTAAAAGATTTCATAATAACACATATTAAATCACTTTTACATCATATCTAAAACACCATGACAAAAATATTGAAAAAACTTCATCTTTTAAAGATTTCAAATACTGCCCTCATAGTAATCAATAATGGATAAATTTCCAATCTTCCACTCAACATATTAAACATGCCGATAATCTTTAATGGCCATTCCATTGTTTGTGAAATTTGTCCTATTTCCAAACCAACGTTACCCTGCATGGACATTGTGAAAAACAATGAATTAAAAGGGTCATGACCATATAAACTTAATAACGACCAAGTGATTAAAATACACATGAAATAAAGTGTTATATAATTTCCACTTTGCGCTACAATTTCTTCAGTGAGCTTTTGGTCGGATTTCGGCAAAGGAACAACACTACCCACTGGAGACAATATTTCACGTGAATTTCTATATATTCCTTTAAAAAAGGTAATAACCCTCATCAACTTAAGTGCACCGACAGTAGATCCTGTAGAACCCCCAATAAGCATTAACATCATTATAATGAATATCGTAAATGGTGGCCACCCACCCATGACAGTTGCACTTTGAATACTTGCCCCAGTTGTTGTAACGGCAGAAACTACCGTAAACAGATTGTCCATAGGAACAATATTGGATGTTACATATATCAGGAAAGTTGAAACCGCAATCAAAGAGATTAATGCTTTAAACTGCATATCTTGAATTAATGACTTTCCCCGTGTCTTGATAATATTATAATGAACCAAAAAGCTTGTTGCACCCAATATCATCAAAAAAATCGTAATGAAATATATCAGGTCATTTTGATAAAATCCAATATTCGCATTTTTTACGCTCATACCACCAGTGGAAATAATGCAAAATGTATTACAAATGGAATCGAAAAGAGGCATTCCAGCAAGAGAATATAAAACAATTCCCAAAACAGTAAATATTAAATAAATTTTGATGATTTGTTTGATTGTGGCTTTTATTGATGGTTTAATTCTCTCTTCACGAGCTTCAGATTGATATAGTTTGGATGACATGACACCAGGTTTTGTTAGAATAGCAATTATCATAACAATTACTCCCAAACCACCAATCCATTGTTGCAGTGCTCTAAAAAATAGTATGCT harbors:
- the serA gene encoding phosphoglycerate dehydrogenase; the encoded protein is MKVLIADAINEKGIENLKEVAEVVVDTSITPEELANTIHEYDGIVVRSRTKLTADIIKKADNMKIIARAGVGVDNIDLDAATEKGIMVVNSPESTSITVAEHTMGLLLTMARKLSIADKSVKDGKWEKKKFMGVELRNKTLGVIGMGRIGSQVVNRCKAFEMDAMAYDPYLPEEVAKQMGVELTDLDTVLKNADFITIHVPLTPETKHLISTEQFEIMKDTAFITNCARGGIIDEDALYDALVNNKIGGAALDVYEEEPPAEDSKLFELDNIVLTPHIAASTKEAQRDAAIIVADEIIDLFKGGTPQNVLNMPRIDNKTYKEVSPYLELCEKLGSFISQAVNGKIKEVEIVYSGELAEIDNLEILTRTVLQGVINPFLSSPVNAVNAALVAKDRGISVTEGRRNNAKGYDSLIKVTAKSSKDKFSAEGTNLHEARILKVNDYWVDVIPEGHMFIAKYEDVPGSIGSIGTKLGEHQVNIGIMQVGRDEQGGRAIMILTLDKEIPQNVIKEIQELNNVYEAIGLEL
- a CDS encoding Mov34/MPN/PAD-1 family protein, which encodes MGFISKIFGNNDEEFNEVRVDREVLESVIYYAKKAYPNEFLAFFDGEINNKILYITGLIFVPGETCETGAVVHTEMIPMNTKYWGSVHSHPGPSASPSDADLTTFSKNGYFHMIVCLPYSLATFKAYDRYGNNQDYIIGDYSYLIEDKSDEFFDEDDVLNDNDEFKPGLLDEDDDEFFTTDDTFVDHYEEYEKRNLNNNPQVIKIEINSDGSVKRIYRDFKK
- a CDS encoding tRNA(His) guanylyltransferase Thg1 family protein; this encodes MKDYEVYSSLKVPKNSKIIVRLDGRSFHKLADDLNLVKPYDENFYKVMADVCKDLFKEFSPSFVYTFSDEISLLLDKIPFDGRIEKINSVIASFTASSFVMHYGEDFKKPPAFDSRIIPIADGDVLKYFKWRQDESWKNCIASHGIYFLKSKYSNNEANDKINGLKSSDIHELLYQNGINLNDVETYKKRGIAVYRKSKKIIGFNKKENKEQISYRTYAYVDWDVPKFNEEFFENII
- a CDS encoding aspartate dehydrogenase; protein product: MKVGIIGCGAIANIITTSIVPENNGIEIAYFFDKDIERAENLASLAGGVAALDFDEMVKNVDLVLECASPDSVKHFAPKVLGQGRDMIIMSVGAFMDIGFYQKIEKIAKQNNAKIHLPSGAIVGLDGIKAVAKFGLKEVSLVTRKSPKSLGKTIDKEEVLFEGKASEAVKEFPLNINVAATISIACQRDIDVKIIVDPNVDRNVHEITAKGDFGEFKTTTMNYPCAANPKTSMLAALSAIRLLKSFNETISVGM
- a CDS encoding PRC-barrel domain-containing protein, whose amino-acid sequence is MVEVSKLRSLEIYTNTGHYVGRVEDVVLNIRLGTISKLQVRAIEQERKPAGFMNSFLGSIRGEVPEENDMRSFQNDVLTVDFDKVQAIGDIMLINPRDMKKVNAEPQIPEPVVPKQPETEPQNETQVQFDAERL
- a CDS encoding tRNA-binding protein, producing the protein MWDTTKDYRILVASKARENYLNLIPTASFRGSWNKKQAIDLGKQMNSDFQSLTYSYLEGDELVNSPDVASLKEKALKIIEYLGGDDWNKKFLSNAPKDEKEKTQENIAKVRFFLDTIIGLKERLALGPINDPIMGIDIKVGEVMSVTQHPKNDNLMLCNVNLGKRAITVVTNDLNVKDDNKVGVSLLPPQAFSDIVSEGMFLGMNGSILKDVEGELGAMPKGIPMESLNETRNLVENYLK
- a CDS encoding lactaldehyde dehydrogenase, with product MDMLIGGKHISSEDLVDVVNPYNGDVIDTVPIAHRQTADLAILEANNAKSFLQEMSAFKVSNKLFNVCDKLKDNREDFAELLTLEVGKPINESLVEMDRSIETLKLAAEEAKRIYGESVPLDAGLNGKGFFAFTQKVPLGVVAAITPFNYPLNLTIHKIAPAIACKNTVIIKPPTEAPLTVMKFAELLNEEFPDGVVNTVTGYGSEIGDYLVTSDDVNKISFTGSVTTGLMISQKAGMKKVTLELGGNDPLVVLKDANMDNAVKGVINGAFLNAGQVCMGVKRIIVDNEIADEFCEKLVLETEKLVMGNPLDDSTTLGTLINEKAAIQVEESVNNAVNGGAKILTGGKRDGAFYQATVLDNVTHDMDLVINETFGPIAPIIRVNGVDDAIKMANDTEYGLQAGVFTENYYSAMKCANEIEAGTVFVNKQSTFRTDNMPFGGFKNSGVGKEGIKYAVEEMTKTKLIGLNLR
- a CDS encoding ATP-binding protein, producing the protein MKSITLNLDIKELYKLNEFIEGILQKQDFQIELIIEEIFANIVNYSNSDYIKVNADYDDSTLTMVFIDNGIEFNPLLKENPDFPDNIDDANIGGLGIYLTKQMADDLHYEYKNGENHLKIIKKVE
- a CDS encoding PP2C family protein-serine/threonine phosphatase, with the protein product MKSKLKKTLIPLILMIILDLGAYYYVGGSQNFGAGLNAYLGLIFACGLLLGPYGAAGATIGNMICDSIRGYSPETMIISAMVTFGSSYLSYMLWYEPFHKKSKIISPRLINTHYLSKFLVLLLLSGVLYGILTKILFVITYPRLASSSYIFFRYFLNYVNFGFMFGVIGIWISRKINFIHTPKLSNRKLNKKLYLAIVLLLIISIATIIIADYTIKIDSHHILMCETMIVLILLYSFFTKPMTSKIHQVNFTSILEKIMDSFLIVTLIILIFAMTISESTTFGYVLIEYLPVPNSDAFVILLVFADALSLFFFIPCLIVLRYVERKVIRPTISFSKIKDFIKKGEKIESDGLINIYSEYTDEENEIGLLARSYTDLIKYNNHYIENIHKIESEKERIKAELEIAEKIQKASWPTEKMDEEDLSVFGFSKPAKEVGGDFYDYYEIDDEHVAVVIGDASGKGVPAALLSTITQAIIKLILKTEKDPAKALYILNNQLCENNTEMMFITLWLGIFNKKTNKLKFSNAGHNPPIIYQNKEFKFLNTDTGIVLGIMENYEFVTEETDVAKGLVLYTDGITDANNHDEELYGEERLIEFLNSRKLDQKIISQLMHDIDEFSENEEQFDDMTLLILEKHD
- a CDS encoding 4'-phosphopantetheinyl transferase superfamily protein, yielding MIKLAYTNVENLDLKRGYELVSTNRKSKIDFYRFDKDKKLSCGVYLLVMKLLNEENITDPIIKTEKYGKAYISNYDNIHFNVSHSRNMICCAISDKPVGTDIEFNDPTIDLNIAKHYFFNSEYENIMNSPKPIDEFFNYWVLKESYMKYTGLGFNLDLDSFEILMSEDIKLKNDKDNLKFNLFSIEEYKIGIASHYNVNHIYNYPINELY
- a CDS encoding class III signal peptide-containing protein — translated: MDKSGQTSAEFILLFGGIMVVVLLAIYMYKNYMSDLSGQIDSKEVKEFNNELRNLERYFKKI